The Gracilibacillus caseinilyticus genome segment AGTCTCAAAAAATGTTACAAGAAGCTCGTATGGTACTTACAAAATTCGCTGAATCCAAAGAATTTGATACGAAGCTAATGAATGCCGCCCAAGCTTCTAATCATGATGAGGTGCGACGGTTGATTCATTCAATTGGTGATATTACCTCCAAAATAGAGGTTCATTTTAACCCGGACAGTATCAAATTAGAATTCTCTTCAAACGATGCCAATACAGATTGTTGTCATGTAATTATTGCATTGCGCTGGTAATAGACATTGCCAGAAAAGAAAAACCGGGCATAACCCGCCCGGTCCTAACTAACATAAATAATATACAACTACCTATAATATGGATTATGTAAAGTGGCCACTGACACTGTGGTAATTTTGATAGTTTTCATTTGCTTAGCAAAGCTCCGGAAATATGCCCCACAGGACGCGAAGTGGTTGGCCGGAGCGGTATCCCAGCACATTAACAATTTCAAAATTACCACCAAGTTGACATAATCCATATTATAAGAACCCATATTCATGTTCAGCATGATTACTTCTATGACTGTACTTTTATGCTTTCTTAACGTGAAATAAAGACTGTGCCACTTTGCGAGCTGTTAAAAACAAAGTGGCACTGACAAGTTAAGAGGGTATTGTATCAAACTCTTCACCTTCTTGCATTTTGTCCCCAAACTGAGTGGTAATAAACACACCACATATCACAAGAACAGCACCAATTATCTTCATCGTAGTAATCGTTTCACCTAACCAGAAATAGGCTCCAATAACGGTTACTACCGGAAGAAAATTTAAAAACACAGATGCTTTCGATGGCCCTAATATATCCACCGCACGATTAAAAAACAGTAATGCAATAAATGATGGGAATATTCCTAAATAGAATAACGAAGCAATATGTACTGCCCCATTAAAGGAAGGTACACCTCTTATCATCCATTCGATACCGACAACAGGTAACAGGACAAGCACTGAAATTCCTGTCATGACAAGCAGGGAGCCATACGCCGGAAATAAATGCATATATTTCTTCACACATATCGAATAAATAGACCAGGAAAAAATCGCCCCTACCATTATCCCATCACCGATATTCCAGTTCATAGACGTTAACGCTAGTATTCTACCATCGAGCACTACCCAAATTGCTCCGAAAAACGATAACACAATTCCAATCCATTGAACGTTTCGCAGCTTTTCTTTAAGCAGAAACACACTTAAAATGACAGTAACGACTGGAATAACGGTTTCAAGCACCGATACATTTGTTGCCGTTGTATATTGTAAAGCACCATATATAAAAGTATTAAAAAAGGTTATTCCTGATAATGTCATCATCAGAAATGGCCATCTGTGTGTCACAAAGACAGACCGATAATGCCATGCAGATTTCCATCCGATTGGCAACAAAACCAAAAGGGCAATAAATAAGCGAAAAAAAGCGATAGTGAATGGTGGTAAATCATTAATCGCTTTACCTACTAAAATATTGCCACCATAAAAAATAACAACCATTACCATTAAGATGTATGGATAAATAGCAAATCACTCCCATTACCGATAAAATCATGACTACCATCTTAACATTTTCTGCTATATAAAAAAATCAACACTTTATACCAATAAAATGGTATGCTAATAGAAAATAATTCCATCTAATAACAGGTATGATACGTACAGGAGAGGAATCTTTTGATACATGGGGATTTGGATTATACAATGATGTTCAGAGTACGTCAACTATTCAAAATGTCTACTCCTCAGTATTTGACAAGATTGATACAGAAAACTGATCGTTCGTGTTTATCAAAAGGAGGAATTGTGTATGAGCGAACCTGTAAAGGACCATTAGAACCCGGAATTTTATGATCACCGCCATTCTTTTGTATCTGAGTTAGGAAATGTTGTTGTCGAACTATTGGCACCTGTTAAAGGAGAAAGCATCCTTGATGTTGGCTGTGGCACTGGTGATCTAACCAATCAAATCTCTCACTATCAAGTGTCAATAGAAGGTGTAGATAAGTCAGAAAAGATGATACAGCAAGCATTACATAAATATCGTCATATTAACTTCAGTGCTCAAGACATTTTGGAAATGGATTATCACCACCAATTTGATGCAGTCTTCTCAAACGCTGCACTTCATTGGGTAAAACAACCAAAACAAGCACTTGCGTGTATCTATCAAACCTTAAAACCTGGCGGCAGATTTGTTGCGGAATTCGGTGGTAAAGGTAATGTTAACATTATCACGAACGAAATCATCCATCAGATAAAAAAGGCAGGAATCGACTATCATGAGGAACAGTTTCCATGGTATTTTCCAAGCATTGCAGAATATACGACATTGATGGAGAATGTTGGGTTTCATGCGACGCTCGCTCACCATTTTGACAGACCTACTCCGCTAGACGGCGAAAAAGGACTCAGAAACTGGGTGGAGATGTTTGCGACAGATTTATTGAAGGATAGTTCTGATGAGGTGAAGGAACAGATTATGACTGGTGTGGAAGATAGCCTGCGAGATGTGTTATAACAATATGAGCAATGGATAGCGGATTATAAGAGAATTCGGGTGATCGGTGTTAAGACAAGTTAAGCATACGAAAGTAAACACAGTTATTGTGCCTATTGAAGTCTGTTTTCTCTGAAACAAAAGGAGTTCGAGTCAGCGAACTCTTTTTGTTTTGCGTCTACCCATTACTAGTAGATTAAACCACAACTGTTATGGACAGTATAAGCTCAATCTATCTTTTAGTGCTTCTAACACTTTCCTTGGCACTTCCCTGACCTTGAGATCATCATCAAGGAAAAGTAGCCAATTTGTAATTTCGGTCACTTCTTCGAGGTCATTCACATTGATAACAGTCTTTACTACGGCTGTTGTTTGATAAGGATTCGTATAGGAAATCGATATTTTAAATG includes the following:
- a CDS encoding class I SAM-dependent methyltransferase, whose protein sequence is MAPVKGESILDVGCGTGDLTNQISHYQVSIEGVDKSEKMIQQALHKYRHINFSAQDILEMDYHHQFDAVFSNAALHWVKQPKQALACIYQTLKPGGRFVAEFGGKGNVNIITNEIIHQIKKAGIDYHEEQFPWYFPSIAEYTTLMENVGFHATLAHHFDRPTPLDGEKGLRNWVEMFATDLLKDSSDEVKEQIMTGVEDSLRDVL
- a CDS encoding DMT family transporter — encoded protein: MVVIFYGGNILVGKAINDLPPFTIAFFRLFIALLVLLPIGWKSAWHYRSVFVTHRWPFLMMTLSGITFFNTFIYGALQYTTATNVSVLETVIPVVTVILSVFLLKEKLRNVQWIGIVLSFFGAIWVVLDGRILALTSMNWNIGDGIMVGAIFSWSIYSICVKKYMHLFPAYGSLLVMTGISVLVLLPVVGIEWMIRGVPSFNGAVHIASLFYLGIFPSFIALLFFNRAVDILGPSKASVFLNFLPVVTVIGAYFWLGETITTMKIIGAVLVICGVFITTQFGDKMQEGEEFDTIPS